The genomic segment tatatatatgtaggtGGAGTGGAATCATTGATCAGTAGGAAATACAGATTCGGCATCAAAATGGACAATTTTGCAAAAGGCATCCGAGAGCATGGTAAGGATACATATTTAATTGACTTAGTGCCATACTGAAATCCTGGAGGGATTACTTCACATTCAGGGCTTGATTTTTCTATTTACAGCTTTTTATTGGGATTGTGCATGAATATTTTGATTCATATTATTCTGCAATTACCTCAACATTTTCTTAAAACTTTGCAGTTAGATTGGCACCAAAGTTAACAGAAACAGTCAAGGGGAAGTTGAGCTTGGGGGCAAGAATTCTTCAAGTAGGTGGTGTGGAGAAGGTGTTCAAGCAGCTTTTCAGCGTCACGGATAGTGAAAAATTGTTGAAGGCCTCTCAATGCTATTTGTCAACAACATCAGGTCCAATTGCAGGTCTACTTTTCATTTCTACGAATAAAGTTGCCTTCTGCAGTGAAAGATCAATCAAAATTCCTTCTCCAACAGGAAAGCAACTCAGAATCTATTATAAGGTACTTCTTGCAGTCTGTTTATGATGATCTCAACATATGTGGGATAATCTTCAGTAAAGTTACTAAGAAGACTTTTTGAATGTGCTTTGCAGGTTTCAATCCCGTTGAGAAAGATAAAGAGAGCAAGTGCAAGTCAGAATTTTGAAAAACCATCACAGAAGTATATGGAAGTAGTTACACAGGACAAATTTGAGTTCTGGTTCATGGGATTCTTAAATCTCCGAAAGACCTTAAAGTCCCTTCAGAAGATGATGGCATCTCATGCTCACTGACTAACAAAAAGTCGGTGAAGCATCACCATTTAACAAGCCTTCACACCCTTTTTTCTCTTGAGATGCATAGATTGTACATGGAAGATAGCAAAATCTACTTGTAGATATTGTAATGCAGGATTACCAATTATTACCAAAATTGTAATGCTCTTGTGATTAATAAAGATTTTGGAGCATGATGTTTGTGATTAGTATACTGCATAGAGCGTCACCTTACCTTTCTGTGAAGACTACAAACAATATCATAAAATAGCTTTGCTCGTACACGATTGATTGATGTCCTTATGTAAATTGAGATTCTATGCTTCTGAGATACAATTGATCACAAAAAACTAGATCAAGCGAAGTTAGGTAACTCTAAAGTTATCAAC from the Coffea arabica cultivar ET-39 chromosome 11e, Coffea Arabica ET-39 HiFi, whole genome shotgun sequence genome contains:
- the LOC113718832 gene encoding GEM-like protein 4 → MKNQVSSQVIQISRSSAAYLLGKSRKRILQNGHSDEYPKVEKGGVESLISRKYRFGIKMDNFAKGIREHVRLAPKLTETVKGKLSLGARILQVGGVEKVFKQLFSVTDSEKLLKASQCYLSTTSGPIAGLLFISTNKVAFCSERSIKIPSPTGKQLRIYYKVSIPLRKIKRASASQNFEKPSQKYMEVVTQDKFEFWFMGFLNLRKTLKSLQKMMASHAH